The sequence CAATGCAATTGAAGATTGTTTGACATGCAAGAAATTATAGAAAAGTTTAAGAACTTATAAAAgccaatatttttgaaataataagaaattttttTAAGTCAAAGGTAAAAATATATCTTAAACACACAAATTTGAAAACTTAATTCAATATGTATTTTAAAATATAATGTTGTCAaatgtaatatatattttctaattcaaattaatGACTATTAGTTTTGAAACTAACATATAACAAATTAAATGTCAATCTAGATTTTTAAattccaaatagaaaacaaaaagaaaataaaaataaaatagaataacaaAAGGTACTTTTAAAACCTCTTTCAACACCTATTTTTGTGCACAAAAGTGGTGCTATCATTTCTAATTCAAAACTACTAACCACTAATGTTAATAGAAACCTTGAAAACTTCTTGCCTTGCTTGGTAATAGTCTATTGAGTGTGAAGGTGAGTAAGTTGATCATGAGTGGTTAAGCATAAATTGAATTTAAATCGATTTATGAATGTTTATATTTAAAAGTAATATTTATTATCTCTATAGAGGAATGATACATGTCCTCGTAAATGACAGAGCTTTTTTATGCACAGCATTGGCCTATCATGGCAGTCATTTGGAGCATTGAATTTAAGATTAAGTCTATAAAGAATTGAATAAGACCCATTGTTGATGGAATTATGTTTTTCCTTTTATTTTAGAATAATTTGCTAGTATAAATATATCATTGAGATTAAATAAGTTAATTCTACCATGAATTAAAGTATTATAAAAGATGAATCTAATCATAATGGTGAATTGTATCTTGAAATTGGTGTATAGAATGCATTAAtgttaattttagcaatttttATGTACTATTATATAGTGTAATCTATATTGCCTTTCTAACACTTAATATTTCAATTATGCAAACTTGATTTTCTGTTTTGAGTTTATAATGATGGACTATCAATAGACATGGTTTAATGATTAATATTTAAAGTCTAGCAAAGGGAAAAGTTTTGATAATTTTGCATGTCTTCTTAGCTTTGAGTCCATGTCACTTAGACAATATTTGAACATAGATTGATGATTTGGTGATTTATAGAACATGTGAACAATAGGGATAAAGAGGTTAAaaagttgaattttgatgatcaattTGGTGAGTCTTGATAAGTCACCATTAGTCTAAATTCCAAATTCTAAGTTCGTCTATTGAAAATCTAGCATATCATAAGTATTTTATTAactacatataatataatagtttTTACAAACAACTCAATGTTAAATCTTCACTCTGATTTTCTACAATCACATAATGAGTAAAAACATGTTGTGTACCTTCTTACCAGTTTTGACTTCCTCAAAAATAGAATTATAGTTATACCTCCAATACCATAAATCTAACTTGAATTATTTAATAGATAAtatttttcaaaaagaaaaaatatatttttaaattacttTGAAATAAAAGAACTCATATATGATGGACAAACGTTAATATTTCTAAGAAAATTTGTATAAAACTAAAGTTTGAAGTAGGGCAGAATTTAAATATAACAAAGCATTGTAGAGTTAAAGTGGGCAATTTTGTTaaactttttaaaggaaaaattgaaaataaaattgagAGCGTCAAAGTTTATTACTTAGCCTCATACATATTGAGTGCTCCTCTACACCCATTGGTGGGTGTAAAGTGAAACAAAGGAAAGCATAATGTTCCAGTAGCAATGTAAGATACTACTCGTTTGTTTGCCTTTCTTCCGAAGTGACTCAACCATAATGTTTGCATCTAAGTTCTCACCATCTCTGCTTCCTTGCATGATAAGCATACAAACTGTATGAAAAGGAAAAAGATTGTAGATAGTAGTCCAAAAATGGGCTTGGTTCCCATCAAAACAATGGCGAAATGCAAATACTATCGTTCCTGTATTTATACAAAATAATCAATTCCTAACAGTTCTCTTTTTCAAGCTACATCAATTATTTTTCCCAACCGATGAAAAAATAACTAGTAGCGCAATTAGTTCTAGCTCAAATTGTTTAGCGTATGCGTCAATGTTTTTGTCTTACAGCTAAGAATTCCGCGTTTGTTGAATCTCGAAAGGAGGGCGTGGCGGCTGTGACTTTGCTCACAGTATACGCTTGATACGAGATGTGTGCGAAAAAACATTATTTTGAGTGATCTGCCAACCATGCCGAACCTGGTCAACTCTAAACGAATCAGCAAGTTTGAACCGTAATTAGACTTTTAGATTCCTTCAGTTATGATGGTGGAAACCCTTGAACGAAAAAGTCGACTGGATGGTGGTCACCATGTTCCACGCAAAAAGATTGGCGAAGCCCACGGAGATGCAATGACCCCTGCAAAGCTGAATCAGCAAGCCAGagaattaaaaaattaacattGCCGTGGATTTGAATTGCACATTTGAAGATTCTATGGATTCGAGACTAAATTCGAAGTCAGTTATTCTGGCGCACTTACAGCCCGGTCGTACTCCACTCGTTTCTCATCTATTTATAACCTGGATTGCTCGGAGTGTTAAACCACATCTGCTTCTCTTCTGTAACCTGAATAATGTCTTTCTCAGCGACTGCATCAAAGAGAATGCCGCTATACCTGGCGGCTTTGCTAGTGTTGTGGACTGTTTCGGCTGTGTCCTCGTCGTCTGAAGGCGAGATATACACACTATGTAATGTGCAGAAGTACTCCGATGGCTCCCAGTTTGATAGGAATTTGGCGGCGCTCTTTAAAACGTTGACAGACAAAGCAGCCTATGCGGGCTTTGCCGCTTCGGTTAATGGGCGGCAGAAGCCGAACCGACTGTCGGGGCGCCTCCAGTGCAGAGGAGATCTGTCTTCCGCCGACTGCGGCACTTGTTCAGCGAAGGCAGTGAAGGCCATCCGCAGCAAATGCCCCAATGCCATTGGCGCCCGCGTTCAGCTGGAGCATTGCTTCCTTCGCTACGAGAATTACACATTTCTCTCGCAGTTGGACACAAATCTCATGTACGACCTCGTCAATGTCAATAACAATACGGACACCAGATTTAATAATGAGGCTCGCAGTCTTTTGGTGGATCTGTCGAGGAAGGCCCCCGCCAGCCCTATTAAGTTCGGCATGGGATCGTCTGTTGTTTCTTCGAATGTGAGCATCTATGCCATGGAGATGTGCTGGAGGGACATGTCCAGGAAAGACTGTGCGGCATGCCTTTCCAAGGGAATTGAAGAGCTCTTCGACTGCTGCAGCGGAAGGGTGGGTGTTCAAGTGTTCATGGACAGCTGCACCCTGCGCTATGAAACCTATCAGTTTGCCAAGCAGTATTAGACTTTAACCCATCTATGCGACTCACTTTCTGTATGTGAGGTGAGCATGGGAAGCATACTCGCCAAATGAAGAACTAGTAATAAGAATAATAAAACCACATGTGAGATCGTTAGTTGGCCTTAATAAAATGTATGTTACAGGCTTTATCCTTGAGTCTCAATGTCTCTCACATTCTTAAAtggatttttaaaataaaaaaagatatgAGCATCTGTGTGCGAGAATTTATAATGACAACATGTATAACTATCTTTGTGCGAGAAGACATGCATGCTCTTAAATTATAAATTCTGAACCAAATTATAAATTCTGTTGTATATCCAATCTACAtttaaaggctgaatttatagagtggcaagagctccaaaaccatCAATAAAGGTTTCTAAAGAAGACTCACGGCCACAACCCTTGGAATGCTTTCACGAGACATGAATAGACATCAATTTAGCTTTCAATACCTTCCCTACAACATGAACAtctatacttgcaagataaacattatatTAAAGGTAATTAATGATGAGAAACTAAGAGACACATGTTACATTTTCCATACTCCCACTTGGAGAAGTCCATTGGTCACTTTTTTTCTACTCTCtaagtcattaaatatcttattctagacattCATAAtggggaaaacaatattaaatatttatgttcaCAACCCGCTTAAACCGTTACTAGTGTAACCCATCACCTTTTATGAATGCATTACAAGcaatggtgagaattaaatatattacaaattatttttccaatatgTCCTAAATGAAAGGAAGCTAATATACAAAAAATGTTTCTTAACACTAATCTACTAGGGGAGATAATACAAAATTTCTTTACAAATCTTCTATTACAAAATGGAGAGCAAAACAGAAGAACCCAACAAGAAATGAGTCGCAGACCACCAACAAACAACATTAGAAGCATGGCATAAACCTCCACAGAGGAAAGCCCTTTGGCCACAACATAGAGAGGACCAGAAAAACCACTCAGGCACAAAATAAGGGTAGACAAGAAAACCAAATGAGCCAAGAAGCAAGATACCTAGATCTCTCCAGCCCCCAAAAGAACCATGAACACAAGCATAAAGGAACCACGCCAAAGCCCCCAAGCACAACCAAATCATCATCCAGCTCACCATCTGCCCAAACGAGCCCATAGCCCCAAGAAACTCATTTGAAGGGGCATGAGAAAGGACAAAGAAGCCAAACCTCAGCCACTCTCCATTCGCATCCACATCGCCATCCTCACCAGTAGCACCTCCATCTCTAGAAACCCTATCTCCTCCTCCACTCATGATCTCCATAATCTAGTGGAACTAGTAACTCTTTTCTTTTTGTTGTTAGCAAtgtcaaaattaattatttttatttgtgtATAGggaaagcatgcaataaacatttcaTATTAGTGCTTCAGGGCCCAACAACCCCTTGTCAAATGAAACTCTAACATGGTTTGTACATATCCTCAATGTGTGCTCTACGGGTTGATCATTAGTTAAAATTCATCTCACCTACTAATGGTTTCCTTTGCATTTATGTTTCCTAGgtcatttatttttcatttttaattgttCTCATGTTTTAGGTTATTTTCATGTTCtttaattttcttattttcttttttctcttctttttgtttaatttattgtctctcttcctcttgtcataactttgTACCAAACttgtcttctttttttctttctttctttaattCCTATTCTATATTCTTTTCtatcaatttattattatttctaatatcTTACAATGATTATAAAACCTATTCTACATTTTATTTCTCAGATAATCCTATTCTGATGATTAATCACATCAAATGAAAAATACTCACATGGTTTTATTTAGAAGATTATACTACAATCATATTTTTATTAACTTAGATCAAAACTAGTACGTAATAGATTAAAAATTTAAGAATACAATCATGCATGCAAGAAATAGAATTACAATAATGATAACATTTATAAAACATACATATGTAAAAAAAATGTATAAATGAATACAAATGGTAAtgcataaatttaaaaaattattaaaaatattatgaaAACCTTCAtgcctaaaaatcaaaatcatatatTAAATTTACGCATCTcaaaaaataactaaaattaacataattaaaaaataataattccaCTTTTCAGtctttatatttaaaataatacaaAACAGTGTTGGAGAGTGGGACATCAACTCTCTTTATTttcctttctaaataattaaaaaatactaAGCTTTAATTTGATGGGCTTCAAACTTAGAGCTTTAAAAATCCACTCGGCTTTGTAGACTGAAATTGTGAAGTGTGTTCTATGAGGATGATATTGAAATGTTTAAGTTCtcatttctttttgttttcatGGCCTTTATGGCCTTTATTTTTTGACTTTGAAGATTGAAGCCAAT is a genomic window of Cryptomeria japonica chromosome 7, Sugi_1.0, whole genome shotgun sequence containing:
- the LOC131038630 gene encoding antifungal protein ginkbilobin-like protein 1 yields the protein MSFSATASKRMPLYLAALLVLWTVSAVSSSSEGEIYTLCNVQKYSDGSQFDRNLAALFKTLTDKAAYAGFAASVNGRQKPNRLSGRLQCRGDLSSADCGTCSAKAVKAIRSKCPNAIGARVQLEHCFLRYENYTFLSQLDTNLMYDLVNVNNNTDTRFNNEARSLLVDLSRKAPASPIKFGMGSSVVSSNVSIYAMEMCWRDMSRKDCAACLSKGIEELFDCCSGRVGVQVFMDSCTLRYETYQFAKQY